A genome region from Patagioenas fasciata isolate bPatFas1 chromosome 31, bPatFas1.hap1, whole genome shotgun sequence includes the following:
- the CTU1 gene encoding cytoplasmic tRNA 2-thiolation protein 1, translating into MAPPRCRRCPLAAALRRPRTGERLCRGCFIRAFQTEVLRALGGTDPPKITPHPTPGVPPNGPPHHRTAGSNGGETGGPETQPPPPANGTGRVMGSEGGASQREGHPPKIGGGREGQPPKSSVGRGGGGCPQKETPPQFIMGSGEPPKPLPLSPAPNEPQTGGPPIPKQGVPSTLPLSPVPNEPQTGGPPIPKQGVPNTLPLSPVPNEPQTGGPPIPSAGVPVPPRGAVPKPGDLVAVAASGGKDSAVLARLLSQFSQFTQYRLVLVAVDEGIAGYREEALGALRGARGALPLLVLSHRELFGFSVDELGELGALGGELGGLGKGGSRCTFCGVWRRQALERGARMLGADWIATGHNADDIAETVLMNFLRGDVARLRRMAAEATNMAADVATDMASNMAARDTNMAANMAANMAARGTNMASNMADNMADNDANMAANMTDKTTNMAANMAANVVANMADKTTNMASNMAAANTNMATNMGSNMADKTTNMAANMAANMADNDANMAANMADTDTNMAANMVTNMADTDTNMATNMGSNMADKTTNMAANMAANMADNDANMAANMADNDANMAANMAAANTNMATNMGSNMADKTTNMAANMAANMADNDANIAANMADNDANMAANMADTDTNMAANMVTNKADTDTNMAANMASNMADKTTNMAANMATNMVDKTTNMAANMAEKTTNMADKTTNMAANMADEATNMAANMATNMASNMADTDANMAAKMASNMADKTTNMADDAANMATNMAARDTNMATEATNTATKDTNVATAATRATRATKNHPEATRSCLEATMESMGTTRDPIEPTTNPIEPTRNPMDPIANPMETTRDPIEPAMNPMDPTSKPMETTRNPMETTRDPIEPTRNPMDPTSKPMETTRNPMETTRDPIEPTRNPMDPTSKPTETTRKPMETTTNPMGTTRNPMDPTRNPIEPTRNPIDPIPNPMETTRNPIETTRNPMETTRNPMDPIPNPMETTRNAMETTRNPMETISRSMETTRDPIETTRSPMDTTRNLIETTKDPIEPTRNPMDPIPNPMETTRNPMETIRDPIEPTRNPMDPI; encoded by the exons ATGGCTCCgccccgctgccgccgctgccccctGGCGGCCGCGCTGCGCCGCCCGCGCACCGGGGAGCGCTTGTGCCGCGGCTGCTTCATCCGCGCCTTCCAAACCGAGGTGCTGCGGGCTTTGGGGGGCACggacccccccaaaatcaccccccaccccacccccgggGTCCCCCCGAATGGGCCCCCCCACCACCGAACCGCGGGGAGCAACGGGGGGGAAACGGGAGGACCCGAAAcgcagccccccccccccgctaatGGCACTGGGAGGGTGATGGGGAGCGAGGGGGGCGCCTCGCAAAGGGAGGGGCACCCCCcaaaaattgggggggggagggaggggcaacCCCCAAAATCCAGcgtggggaggggtgggggggggtgccCCCAAAAGGAGACCCCCCCCCAATTCATTATGGGGTCGggagagccccccaaacccctcccattATCCCCAGCACCCAACGAGCCCCAAACTGGGGGTCCCCCCATTCCCAAGCAGGGGGTCCCCAGTACCCTCCCATTATCCCCAGTCCCCAACGAGCCCCAAACTGGGGGTCCCCCCATTCCCAAGCAGGGGGTCCCCAATACCCTCCCATTATCCCCAGTCCCCAACGAGCCCCAAACTGGGGGTCCCCCCATTCCCAGCGCGGGTGTCCCCGTCCCTCCCCGCGGCGCCGTCCCCAAGCCGGGTGACCTGGTGGCGGTGGCGGCTTCTGGCGGGAAGGACTCGGCGGTGCTGGCGCGGCTGCtgtcccagttctcccagttcacCCAGTACCGCTTGGTCCTGGTGGCCGTGGACGAGGGCATCGCCGGGTACCGCGAGGAGGCGCTGGGGGCgctgcggggggcgcggggggcgctgccgctgctggTGCTGAGCCACCGGGAGCTGTTTGGGTTCAGCGTGGatgaactgggagaactgggagcactgggaggggaactggggggattGGGAAAGGGTGGAAGCCGCTGCACGTTCTGCGGGGTCTGGAGGAGGCAGGCGCTGGAGAGGGGGGCGAGGATGCTGGGAGCCGACTGGATCGCTACTG GTCACAATGCTGACGACATCGCCGAGACCGTGCTCATGAACTTCCTGCGCGGGGACGTGGCGCGGCTGCGGCGCATGGCGGCCGAGGCCACCAACATGGCCGCCGACGTGGCCACCGACATGGCCTCCAACATGGCCGCCAGGGACACCAACATGGCCGCCAACATGGCCGCCAACATGGCCGCCAGGGGCACCAACATGGCCTCCAACATGGCCGACAACATGGCTGACAACGATGCCAACATGGCCGCCAACATGACTGACAAGACCACCAACATGGCCGCCAACATGGCCGCCAACGTGGTCGCCAACATGGCCGACAAGACCACCAACATGGCCTCCAACATGGCCGCCGCCAACACCAACATGGCCACCAACATGGGCTCCAACATGGCTGACAAGACCACCAACATGGCTGCCAACATGGCTGCCAACATGGCCGACAATGACGCCAACATGGCCGCCAACATGGCCGACACCGACACCAACATGGCCGCCAACATGGTCACCAACATGGCCGACACCGACACCAACATGGCCACCAACATGGGCTCCAACATGGCTGACAAGACCACCAACATGGCTGCCAACATGGCTGCCAACATGGCCGACAATGACGCCAACATGGCCGCCAACATGGCCGACAATGACGCCAACATGGCCGCCAACATGGCCGCCGCCAACACCAACATGGCCACCAACATGGGCTCCAACATGGCTGACAAGACCACCAACATGGCTGCCAACATGGCTGCCAACATGGCCGACAATGATGCCAACATTGCCGCCAACATGGCCGACAATGACGCCAACATGGCCGCCAACATGGCCGACACCGACACCAACATGGCCGCCAACATGGTCACCAACAAGGCCGACACCGACACCAACATGGCCGCCAACATGGCCTCCAACATGGCTGACAAGACCACCAACATGGCTGCCAACATGGCCACCAACATGGTCGACAAGACCACCAACATGGCCGCCAACATGGCCGAGAAGACCACCAACATGGCCGACAAGACCACCAACATGGCTGCCAACATGGCCGATGAGGCCACCAACATGGCCGCCAACATGGCCACCAACATGGCCTCCAACATGGCCGACACCGACGCCAACATGGCCGCCAAGATGGCCTCCAACATGGCTGACAAGACCACCAACATGGCCGACGATGCCGCCAACATGGCCACCAACATGGCCGCCAGGGACACCAACATGGCCACGGAGGCCACCAACACGGCCACCAAGGACACCAATGTGGCCACTGCAGCCACCAGGGCCACCAGGGCCACCAAGAACCATCCGGAGGCcaccaggagctgcctggaggcCACCATGGAGTCCATGGGGACCACCagagaccccatagaacccaccacaaaccccatagaacccaccaggaaccccatggaTCCCATCGCAAACCCCATGGAGACCACCAGAGACCCCATAGAACCCGCCATGAACCCCATGGATCCCACCTCAAAGCCCATGGAgaccaccaggaaccccatggaGACCACCagagaccccatagaacccaccaggaaccccatggaTCCCACCTCAAAGCCCATGGAgaccaccaggaaccccatggaGACCACCagagaccccatagaacccaccaggaaccccatggaTCCCACCTCAAAGCCCACGGAGACCACCAGGAAGCCCATGGAGACCACCACAAACCCCATGGGgaccaccaggaaccccatggatcccaccaggaaccccatagaacccaccaggaaccccattgatcccatccCAAACCCCATGGAGACCACcaggaaccccatagagaccaccaggaaccccatggagaccaccaggaaccccatggaTCCCATCCCAAACCCCATGGAGACCACCAGGAACGCCATGGAgaccaccaggaaccccatggaGACCATCTCAAGGTCTATGGAGACCACCAGAGACCCCATAGAGACCACCAGGAGCCCCATGGACACCACCAGGAACCTCATAGAGACCACCAaagaccccatagaacccaccaggaaccccatggaTCCCATCCCAAACCCCATGGAgaccaccaggaaccccatggaGACCATCagagaccccatagaacccaccaggaaccccatggaTCCCATC
- the TYROBP gene encoding TYRO protein tyrosine kinase-binding protein — protein sequence MGPPGTPHLLLLLLGFVAAESDCTPCLPGPGPIAGLVVADIVMTLLIAGGAYCLARRGQRASPMPRPQEPDSTYQELQGARADVYSELKR from the exons ATgggcccccccggcaccccccacctgctcctgctgctcctcg GGTTCGTGGCTGCGGAGAGCG ACTGCACCCCCTGTTTGCCGGGTCCTGGACCAATCGCTGGGCTTGTCGTTGCTGACATCGTGATGACGCTGTTGATCGCGGGCGGGGCCTATTGCCTGGCGAGGCGTGGCCAGCGAG CCTCGCCCATGCCCCGCCCCCAGGAGCCGGACTCGACCTATCAGGAGCTGCAGGGCGCTCGCGCGGACGTTTACAGCGAACTGAAGCGCTga